From one Eucalyptus grandis isolate ANBG69807.140 chromosome 9, ASM1654582v1, whole genome shotgun sequence genomic stretch:
- the LOC104418395 gene encoding phosphoenolpyruvate carboxykinase (ATP) 1, protein MAANGNGDFSFSNTAAPPPGAGTARNGLTKIQTTANGGAGGGGSKKQSPICHDDSATPVKAQTIDELHSLQKKRSAPTTPNTGVQGSFSPVSEEARQKQQLQSISASLASLTRETGPRVVRGDPARKSETPKPSQDASHYFTPAFAASDSALKFTHVLYNLSPAELYEQAIKYEKGSYITSSGALATLSGAKTGRSPRDKRVVKDETTEDELWWGKGSPNIEMDEQTFLVNRERAVDYLNSLDKVFVNDQFLNWDPVNQIKVRIVSARAYHSLFMHNMCIRPTPEELENFGTPDFTIYNAGQFPCNRYTHYMTSSTSIDLNLARREMVILGTQYAGEMKKGLFSVMHYLMPKRQILSLHSGCNMGKDGDVALFFGLSGTGKTTLSTDHNRYLIGDDEHCWSENGVSNIEGGCYAKCIDLSREKEPDIWNAIKFGTVVENVVFEEHTREVDYSDKSVTENTRAAYPIEYIPNAKIPCVGPHPKNVILLACDAFGVLPPVSKLSLAQTMYHFISGYTALVAGTEEGVKEPRATFSACFGAAFIMLHPTKYAAMLAEKMQKHGATGWLVNTGWSGGSYGSGNRIKLPYTRKIIDAIHSGSLLEASYKKTEVFGLEIPTEVEGVPSEILDPVNTWSDKKAYNNTLLKLAELFKNNFVTFTDYKIGEDSKMTEEILAAGPIC, encoded by the exons ATGGCGGCCAACGGGAACGGCGACTTCAGTTTCAGCAACACCGCCGCCCCCCCACCCGGCGCCGGGACGGCGAGGAACGGGCTGACGAAGATCCAGACGACGGCGAAcggcggcgccggcggcggcgggagcaAGAAGCAGAGCCCGATCTGCCACGACGACAGCGCGACGCCGGTGAAGGCGCAGACCATCGACGAGCTCCACTCGCTGCAGAAGAAGAGGTCGGCGCCGACCACCCCGAACACGGGGGTCCAGGGCTCCTTCTCCCCCGTCTCCGAGGAGGCGCGGCAGAAGCAGCAGCTCCAGTCCATCAG TGCATCGTTGGCGTCGCTGACGAGGGAGACGGGGCCCAGGGTGGTGAGGGGCGACCCGGCCAGGAAAAGCGAGACCCCGAAGCCCTCGCAGGACGCCAGCCACTACTTCACCCCGGCCTTCGCCGCCAGCGACAGCGCCCTCAAGTTCACCCACGTCCTCTACAACCTCTCCCCCGCCG AGCTGTACGAGCAGGCGATTAAGTATGAGAAAGGGTCGTACATCACGTCGAGCGGGGCACTGGCGACCCTGTCCGGGGCGAAGACTGGCCGGTCTCCGAGGGATAAGCGTGTCGTGAAGGACGAGACCACCGAGGATGAACTGTGGTGGGGAAA GGGATCACCTAACATTGAGATGGACGAGCAGACTTTCTTGGTTAACAGAGAGAGAGCAGTGGATTACTTGAATTCTTTGGACAAG GTCTTTGTTAACGACCAATTCTTGAACTGGGACCCGGTGAACCAAATCAAAGTGAGGATTGTGTCTGCAAGAGCTTACCATTCCTTGTTCATGCACAACAT GTGCATCCGACCCACTCCTGAAGAGCTGGAGAATTTTGGTACTCCGGACTTCACTATATACAATGCTGGCCAGTTCCCGTGTAATCGTTACACCCATTACATGACATCCTCTACTAGCATAGATCTTAACCTTGCTAGGAGGGAAATGGTCATCCTCGGCACTCAATACGCCGGGGAGATGAAGAAGGGTCTGTTCAGTGTAATGCACTATCTCATGCCTAAGCGTCAAATCCTCTCCCTACATTCTGGATGCAATATGGGGAAGGACGGAGATGTTGCCCTCTTCTTTGGATTGTCAG GTACTGGCAAGACTACCCTGTCTACTGATCACAATAGGTACTTGATTGGCGATGACGAGCATTGCTGGAGTGAGAACGGTGTGTCCAATATTGAAGGGGGTTGCTATGCCAAATGTATTGATTTGTCGAGGGAGAAGGAGCCTGATATCTGGAATGCCATCAAGTTTGGAACTG TGGTGGAAAACGTGGTGTTTGAAGAGCACACGAGGGAAGTGGATTACTCTGACAAGTCAGTTACAG AGAACACACGGGCGGCCTATCCCATTGAGTACATACCAAATGCGAAAATCCCGTGCGTTGGCCCACACCCGAAGAATGTCATTCTCTTGGCATGTGACGCATTTGGAGTGCTCCCTCCTGTGAGTAAGCTGAGCCTGGCACAGACTATGTACCATTTCATAAGCGGCTATACTGCTCTG GTCGCCGGAACAGAGGAGGGTGTCAAGGAGCCGCGTGCAACGTTCTCAGCTTGCTTTGGCGCTGCATTCATAATGTTGCATCCTACCAAGTATGCTGCTATGCTGGCTGAGAAGATGCAGAAGCATGGCGCAACTGGGTGGCTCGTCAACACCGGATGGTCAGGGGGGAG CTATGGCTCTGGCAATCGGATCAAGTTGCCATACACCAGGAAGATCATTGACGCCATACATTCGGGCAGCCTCTTGGAAGCTAGTTACAAGAAGACTGAGGTCTTCGGGCTGGAGATCCCGACTGAGGTCGAGGGTGTGCCCTCGGAGATCCTCGATCCTGTGAACACCTGGTCGGACAAGAAGGCCTACAACAACACCCTGTTGAAGCTGGCCGAACTGTTCAAGAACAACTTTGTGACATTCACTGACTACAAGATTGGTGAGGACAGCAAGATGACGGAGGAGATCCTTGCGGCCGGTCCGATCTGCTGA